A genome region from Roseofilum capinflatum BLCC-M114 includes the following:
- the pckA gene encoding phosphoenolpyruvate carboxykinase (ATP) yields MVQTPTKPIANPSVNTEAPHLCPPYYGLEELGFLNLQKVYRNLAVPKLLEHALARKEGVLASNGAFCVETGKYTGRSPNDRFIVDEPFIHDEVHWNKVNVGLSPEKFDMLHRRVLAYIQGKDLYIFDGYIGADPNYRMSVRIINELAYQNMFVHQMFIRPTAEELASHHADFTIIAVPGLKGDPGIDGINSEAFIVVSFSKKLILVGGSFYAGEMKKSAFSFMNYCMTKRDVLPMHCSANMDDQGNTALFFGLSGTGKTTLSADTSRRLIGDDEHGWSSDGIFNFEGGCYAKTIRLSREKEPEIWDAIRYGSLLENVILDEETRTPDYDDGSLTQNTRGAYPINYIPNCVIPGIGGHPTAVIFLTADAFGVLPPISKLTTEQAIYHFLSGYTSKLAGTERGVTEPEATFSACFGKPFLPLSATVYGEMLAKRLEEHKDTTSVYLINTGWTGGPYGVGQRFDIQDTRYMVWAALRGDLDKVNFNPHPIFKVLVPESVPNVDPKILNPKNTWSDPEAYDRQAKILAEKFIENFKRFKTATPEIINAGPKLD; encoded by the coding sequence ATGGTTCAAACCCCTACTAAACCGATCGCCAATCCGTCAGTCAATACCGAAGCGCCCCACCTATGCCCTCCCTACTACGGACTAGAGGAACTCGGTTTTCTAAATCTGCAAAAGGTCTATCGTAACCTAGCGGTTCCCAAACTATTGGAACATGCCCTAGCCCGAAAAGAAGGGGTTTTGGCCTCAAATGGTGCATTCTGTGTAGAAACCGGGAAGTATACGGGGCGATCGCCCAACGACCGCTTCATTGTCGATGAACCCTTTATCCATGATGAAGTTCACTGGAACAAAGTCAACGTCGGTTTATCCCCCGAAAAATTCGACATGCTCCATAGACGGGTTCTTGCTTACATCCAAGGCAAAGACCTCTATATCTTTGATGGCTATATTGGTGCAGATCCCAACTATCGGATGAGCGTGCGGATCATCAACGAACTCGCCTATCAAAATATGTTCGTGCATCAGATGTTCATTCGCCCCACGGCTGAAGAACTTGCCAGCCATCACGCAGACTTCACGATCATTGCCGTTCCCGGTTTGAAAGGCGATCCGGGTATTGACGGCATCAACAGCGAAGCCTTCATCGTTGTTAGCTTCTCTAAAAAACTGATCCTCGTGGGCGGTTCCTTCTACGCAGGCGAAATGAAAAAATCAGCCTTCTCCTTCATGAACTACTGCATGACCAAGCGCGATGTGCTACCCATGCACTGTAGTGCCAACATGGACGACCAAGGCAATACCGCCCTCTTCTTTGGTCTCTCCGGAACCGGAAAAACCACCCTTTCTGCCGACACCAGCCGTCGCCTAATCGGAGATGATGAACATGGATGGTCTTCTGATGGCATCTTCAACTTTGAAGGTGGATGCTATGCCAAAACCATTCGCCTGTCGCGAGAAAAAGAACCGGAAATTTGGGACGCTATCCGCTATGGCTCACTCCTAGAAAACGTCATCCTAGACGAAGAAACCCGCACTCCCGACTATGACGATGGCAGCTTAACCCAAAATACCCGTGGTGCTTACCCCATCAACTATATTCCCAACTGTGTGATTCCGGGTATTGGCGGCCATCCTACGGCCGTCATCTTTTTGACTGCGGATGCCTTTGGAGTCCTGCCCCCCATTTCCAAACTGACGACTGAGCAAGCTATTTATCATTTTCTGTCTGGCTATACTAGCAAACTGGCAGGAACAGAACGGGGTGTGACGGAACCTGAAGCCACGTTCTCCGCTTGTTTCGGTAAGCCATTCCTACCTCTGTCAGCTACGGTTTATGGGGAAATGCTGGCCAAACGCCTTGAAGAACATAAGGACACCACCTCAGTTTATTTAATCAATACCGGATGGACAGGCGGCCCCTATGGTGTCGGTCAACGCTTTGATATTCAAGATACCCGCTATATGGTTTGGGCGGCTTTGAGGGGCGATCTCGATAAGGTTAATTTCAATCCGCACCCCATCTTTAAGGTATTGGTTCCGGAAAGCGTTCCCAATGTCGATCCGAAGATTCTGAACCCGAAAAATACCTGGAGCGATCCAGAAGCTTACGATCGCCAAGCGAAAATCTTAGCCGAGAAGTTCATCGAGAACTTCAAACGCTTCAAAACTGCTACACCCGAAATTATCAACGCTGGGCCAAAGCTTGATTAG
- the gap gene encoding type I glyceraldehyde-3-phosphate dehydrogenase, which yields MTVKVGINGFGRIGRLVFRVAVAHPEIEVCGINDLVPPESIAYLLKYDSTHGPFKGTVEAKEGAIVVNGKDIPCYSVRNPAELPWGKTGVQFVVESTGLFTDYEKASAHLQAGAKRVVISAPTKEKDPDKVPTLLMGVNHNSYDPAKHTVVSNASCTTNCLAPVAKVINDNFGLVEGLMTTVHAMTATQPTVDGPSRKDLRGGRSATQNIIPASTGAAKAVTLVLPELKGKLTGMAFRVPTPDVSVVDLTFKTEKATSYAEICEAMKKAAEGEMKGVLRYTDDPVVSTDFTSDPHSSIFDAGAGIELNSNFFKIVSWYDNEWGYSNRMVDLILAMAAKE from the coding sequence ATGACAGTAAAAGTTGGTATTAATGGATTTGGTCGTATTGGGCGGCTAGTGTTTCGGGTAGCCGTTGCCCATCCAGAGATTGAAGTTTGCGGCATTAATGACCTCGTTCCTCCAGAAAGTATTGCCTACTTACTCAAATATGATTCTACCCACGGCCCGTTTAAGGGAACAGTAGAAGCCAAAGAAGGGGCGATCGTGGTTAATGGTAAAGATATCCCCTGTTACTCGGTGAGAAACCCAGCCGAACTGCCCTGGGGTAAGACTGGGGTGCAGTTCGTGGTTGAATCCACCGGTTTATTTACCGATTATGAAAAAGCCTCTGCCCACCTGCAAGCAGGCGCTAAACGGGTGGTGATTTCTGCACCGACGAAGGAAAAAGACCCGGATAAAGTGCCTACCCTGTTAATGGGAGTCAATCATAACAGCTACGACCCCGCCAAACATACGGTCGTGTCTAATGCCAGTTGCACGACCAACTGTTTGGCCCCGGTTGCTAAAGTGATTAATGATAACTTTGGTTTGGTAGAGGGTCTCATGACCACCGTTCACGCCATGACCGCCACCCAACCCACGGTTGACGGCCCCAGCCGTAAAGATTTACGCGGCGGGCGCAGTGCCACCCAAAATATTATCCCCGCATCCACCGGAGCCGCAAAAGCCGTAACTCTGGTGTTACCGGAACTCAAAGGCAAGCTCACCGGGATGGCGTTCCGCGTGCCAACTCCCGATGTATCGGTGGTCGATTTAACCTTCAAGACCGAAAAAGCTACTAGCTACGCCGAAATCTGCGAAGCGATGAAGAAAGCGGCAGAAGGAGAAATGAAGGGCGTGTTGAGATACACAGACGATCCAGTGGTTTCCACGGACTTCACTTCCGATCCCCATTCGAGTATTTTTGATGCCGGTGCAGGCATCGAATTAAACTCTAACTTCTTCAAGATTGTCTCTTGGTATGACAATGAATGGGGGTATTCTAACCGGATGGTAGATTTGATCTTAGCCATGGCAGCTAAGGAATAA
- a CDS encoding type II toxin-antitoxin system RelE/ParE family toxin translates to MLWEIILHAEFEKWFFEQEQAVQDSIATAIDVLEEKGAQLGRPYVDTLKGSEFPNMKELRVQHAGEPYRIIFAFDPKRQAVLLLGGNKAGKKRWYQINIPIADRRFREYLEETEEGELV, encoded by the coding sequence ATGTTATGGGAAATCATACTTCATGCAGAGTTTGAAAAATGGTTCTTTGAACAGGAACAAGCTGTACAAGATTCAATTGCTACAGCGATCGATGTTCTTGAGGAAAAAGGGGCACAATTGGGAAGACCCTATGTTGATACACTTAAAGGCTCTGAATTTCCGAATATGAAAGAACTAAGAGTTCAACATGCTGGAGAACCTTATCGAATCATTTTTGCTTTCGATCCCAAGCGCCAAGCCGTTCTTCTCCTTGGGGGTAACAAAGCAGGAAAAAAACGATGGTATCAGATAAATATTCCCATAGCCGATCGACGATTTCGAGAATATCTAGAAGAGACAGAAGAAGGCGAATTAGTATGA
- a CDS encoding D-alanine--D-alanine ligase family protein, protein MSQKRIGLLFGGCSGEHEVSIVSAKAIAAALQTGENGDRYQVLPFYIRKDGYWYEPETAAQVLDSGTPLSTDSPSGRSLWQFPDRVSEIDVWFPILHGPNGEDGSIQGLLQLMQVPYVGSGIVGSAVGMDKIAMKMAFAQAGLAQVKYKAVTRAQVWSNPCIFPKLCDEIEAEMGYPCFVKPANLGSSVGIAKVRSRQELEAALDNAASYDRRIIIEAGVTAREVECAVLGNDYPKASVVGEITFESDFYDYETKYTAGKADLFIPANLPAQVSDRIRDMAIQAFQAVDASGLSRVDFFYIESTGEVLINEINTLPGFTSTSMYPQLWANTGVPFPELVHQLIELALERH, encoded by the coding sequence ATGAGCCAGAAACGGATAGGACTATTGTTTGGGGGATGTTCGGGGGAGCATGAAGTTTCCATTGTTTCGGCAAAGGCGATCGCCGCAGCGCTGCAAACCGGAGAAAACGGCGATCGCTACCAAGTCCTTCCTTTCTATATCCGTAAAGATGGTTACTGGTATGAACCCGAAACCGCCGCCCAAGTCCTGGACTCTGGTACACCCTTATCCACAGATAGCCCATCGGGGCGCAGTTTGTGGCAGTTTCCCGATCGAGTGAGTGAGATTGATGTCTGGTTTCCGATTCTACACGGCCCTAACGGTGAAGATGGCTCGATTCAAGGCTTGCTGCAACTGATGCAAGTGCCCTATGTGGGTTCGGGAATTGTCGGATCGGCGGTGGGTATGGATAAAATTGCCATGAAAATGGCCTTTGCCCAAGCGGGTTTAGCCCAAGTTAAGTATAAGGCGGTGACTCGCGCTCAAGTGTGGTCTAATCCTTGTATTTTTCCCAAACTCTGCGATGAGATAGAAGCAGAAATGGGTTATCCCTGTTTTGTCAAACCCGCGAATTTAGGATCGTCGGTGGGTATTGCTAAAGTGCGATCGCGTCAAGAATTGGAAGCTGCCCTAGATAACGCCGCTAGTTATGACCGTAGAATTATCATTGAAGCGGGAGTCACTGCCAGAGAGGTTGAATGTGCCGTACTCGGCAACGACTATCCCAAAGCCTCTGTTGTCGGCGAAATCACGTTTGAGAGCGATTTCTACGACTACGAAACCAAATATACAGCCGGAAAAGCAGATCTATTCATTCCGGCTAATTTACCCGCACAGGTGAGCGATCGCATCCGAGACATGGCCATTCAAGCCTTCCAAGCTGTCGATGCCTCCGGATTATCTAGAGTAGACTTTTTCTATATAGAGTCTACTGGAGAGGTGCTAATCAACGAAATCAACACCCTACCCGGCTTTACCTCTACCAGCATGTACCCCCAACTTTGGGCGAACACGGGAGTTCCTTTCCCAGAACTGGTGCATCAGTTGATTGAATTGGCTCTAGAAAGACATTGA
- a CDS encoding IctB family putative bicarbonate transporter, which translates to MITVWETLLLSNFALDPWLQGSLLHRIVGSLRSWRSGSAIMQSADWIGATLVALVLGFSPFVSTTLIGVLLAACGGFWILLTLSDDPQEERQPLATPIHGMVFLFAVVSLVATALSPVKMAALSGLIKLGLYLLFFAFTARLTRNQRIRSSLITLYLLISLPVAVYGIRQYFFGARSLATWVDPESASAEVTRVYSYLGNPNLLAGYLLAAVIWGLAAVWSWKGFFPKMLAILTFTINSACLVLTYSRGGWIGFVVALTAFGLLAVYWWSAKLSPFWQRFALPLTFGILVALFAIAVLFVPPVRDRVSSIFAGRSDSSNNFRINVWMGALRMIEAYPIIGIGPGNSAFNKIYPLFMTPKYSALSAYSVLLETAVETGLIGLSVFLWFLAVTFYQGWKQLQRLRDMASPEGWWLMGALAIAIGMMAHGAVDTVWYRPQVNTLWWFAVAIISSYYQKPAQPTGAVN; encoded by the coding sequence ATTATCACTGTGTGGGAAACTCTGCTTTTATCCAATTTTGCCCTCGATCCTTGGCTGCAAGGATCGCTACTCCATCGGATCGTCGGATCGCTGAGAAGCTGGCGCTCTGGTAGTGCCATCATGCAGTCGGCCGACTGGATCGGCGCAACTCTGGTGGCCTTGGTTCTAGGGTTTAGTCCCTTTGTGTCCACGACGTTAATTGGTGTCCTGTTAGCGGCCTGTGGAGGGTTCTGGATTTTACTCACCCTCTCCGACGATCCCCAGGAGGAGCGCCAACCCCTAGCCACTCCCATTCATGGGATGGTGTTCCTGTTTGCGGTAGTGTCCCTCGTGGCTACGGCCCTTTCGCCCGTGAAAATGGCAGCCCTGAGTGGATTGATTAAACTGGGTCTATATTTACTGTTTTTTGCCTTTACCGCTCGCTTAACCCGCAATCAACGGATTCGCTCTAGTTTAATTACGCTCTATCTATTGATCAGTTTGCCTGTAGCGGTTTATGGCATTCGTCAATACTTTTTTGGGGCGCGATCGCTGGCCACTTGGGTCGATCCAGAGTCGGCCTCGGCTGAAGTGACCCGCGTCTATAGCTATCTGGGCAATCCCAATCTATTGGCTGGCTATCTCTTAGCGGCGGTCATTTGGGGCTTGGCGGCGGTTTGGAGCTGGAAGGGCTTTTTTCCCAAAATGTTGGCGATCTTGACGTTCACGATTAATTCTGCCTGCTTAGTGTTGACCTATAGCCGGGGGGGATGGATCGGGTTTGTGGTTGCTTTAACGGCCTTTGGTCTATTGGCGGTGTATTGGTGGAGTGCGAAGTTATCTCCCTTTTGGCAACGGTTTGCCCTTCCTTTGACCTTCGGGATTTTAGTGGCGTTGTTTGCGATCGCCGTGTTGTTTGTGCCTCCCGTCCGCGATCGCGTCTCTAGTATTTTTGCCGGCCGCTCTGATAGCAGCAATAATTTCCGTATTAACGTTTGGATGGGCGCTCTGCGGATGATTGAAGCCTATCCCATCATTGGGATAGGCCCAGGGAATAGCGCGTTTAATAAAATCTATCCCCTGTTTATGACTCCCAAATATTCAGCCCTCAGTGCCTATTCTGTGTTACTAGAAACGGCTGTAGAAACCGGTTTAATTGGTTTAAGTGTGTTCCTGTGGTTTTTAGCCGTCACCTTTTACCAGGGATGGAAACAACTGCAACGTCTGCGGGACATGGCTTCACCTGAAGGCTGGTGGTTAATGGGAGCCTTGGCGATCGCGATCGGTATGATGGCCCATGGCGCAGTAGATACGGTTTGGTATCGCCCCCAGGTTAATACCCTTTGGTGGTTTGCCGTGGCTATTATCTCTAGTTATTACCAGAAACCGGCTCAACCCACAGGAGCCGTTAATTAA
- a CDS encoding L-histidine N(alpha)-methyltransferase, which yields MTSKTGDKKVINKLEQDAIEFFLGKVSGNLWPYLYGDPQDANDPVRGGILYNEVLASEKDYYLYKYEAQLFQSKGHLLTKKIGANATFIELVPGSEQSIRLKTLPLLRSCHKLKGYLGIDISPEFVDKVVEVIRAELPNISVEGMEQDFTQLENIPEYEKPVVLFKGSTIANLRRDEVPVFIAQIKKLIGKPHYLLLVHDANQDEESLMKAYDTPKVATFIENLMFRINRDAGTVGMKPGAFRYQPEWERETHDLKHVLIATESQNIEVPGQMIGIEKGQKFHTFSSFKYPPEVFKSMIDSVGYESIDFILGDRSRMAAHLFQG from the coding sequence ATGACCAGCAAAACTGGAGATAAAAAAGTCATTAATAAGCTTGAGCAAGATGCAATAGAATTCTTTCTTGGTAAAGTTAGTGGCAATTTATGGCCTTATTTATACGGCGATCCTCAAGATGCTAACGATCCAGTTCGAGGTGGGATCTTGTACAATGAAGTGTTAGCTAGTGAAAAAGATTATTACCTTTATAAGTATGAGGCTCAACTCTTCCAAAGCAAAGGTCATCTTCTAACTAAAAAAATTGGTGCTAACGCAACTTTTATTGAATTAGTCCCTGGAAGTGAGCAAAGTATACGTCTAAAAACCTTGCCCTTGCTTCGCTCTTGTCATAAATTAAAAGGATATTTAGGAATTGATATTTCTCCCGAATTTGTGGATAAAGTTGTTGAAGTGATTCGTGCTGAACTGCCAAATATTTCGGTTGAGGGAATGGAGCAAGACTTCACTCAACTAGAGAATATACCAGAATATGAAAAACCGGTTGTTTTGTTCAAAGGCAGTACCATTGCAAATCTGAGAAGAGATGAAGTTCCCGTTTTTATTGCTCAGATTAAGAAATTAATTGGGAAACCCCACTATTTGCTGCTAGTTCATGACGCTAACCAAGATGAAGAATCTTTGATGAAGGCCTATGATACTCCAAAAGTAGCAACTTTCATCGAGAATCTTATGTTTCGTATTAACCGGGATGCCGGTACGGTGGGGATGAAACCCGGAGCATTTCGTTATCAACCAGAATGGGAACGGGAGACCCACGATCTCAAGCATGTTTTAATAGCAACTGAATCTCAAAACATTGAAGTTCCAGGACAAATGATAGGGATTGAGAAAGGGCAGAAATTTCATACTTTTAGTTCTTTTAAATATCCTCCTGAAGTGTTTAAATCGATGATCGATTCTGTCGGCTATGAGTCGATTGATTTTATTTTAGGGGATCGCAGTCGAATGGCTGCCCACCTTTTTCAAGGTTAG
- a CDS encoding 3-isopropylmalate dehydratase small subunit, translated as MSQIQQISGPGIPLIGDDIDTDRIIPARFLRCVTFDGLGEVVFEDDRAQMQGEHPFDRPQYQDGQILVVNGNFGCGSSREHAPQAIARWGIKAIIGLSFAEIFFGNGVAIGLPCVTAASETIETLQRAIAKTPSMTLTLDLNTLTLTWDGNTSPIHLSAGAQQMFTTGTWDSCGQLLQGVDSIRATAAQLPYLQF; from the coding sequence ATGAGTCAAATTCAACAAATTTCTGGGCCTGGAATTCCGTTAATTGGCGATGATATCGACACCGATCGCATTATTCCAGCCCGTTTTCTTCGCTGTGTCACCTTCGATGGGTTAGGAGAGGTGGTCTTTGAGGATGACCGGGCCCAAATGCAGGGAGAACATCCCTTCGATCGCCCCCAGTATCAAGACGGGCAAATCTTAGTGGTGAATGGAAACTTTGGCTGTGGTTCCAGTCGCGAACATGCTCCCCAAGCGATCGCCCGTTGGGGGATAAAAGCTATCATTGGGCTAAGTTTTGCCGAAATTTTCTTTGGTAATGGGGTGGCGATTGGACTGCCCTGTGTGACGGCTGCGAGCGAGACCATCGAAACCCTGCAAAGGGCGATCGCCAAAACTCCCTCTATGACCCTTACCCTAGATCTCAATACCCTGACTTTAACCTGGGACGGCAACACCAGCCCCATTCACCTGAGCGCTGGGGCCCAACAAATGTTTACCACAGGCACATGGGACAGTTGCGGCCAACTCCTACAAGGAGTAGACTCGATTCGCGCCACAGCCGCCCAATTGCCCTATCTTCAGTTTTGA
- a CDS encoding calcium-binding protein, producing MVTTLFDGTLGTRPADQGQLSLQQVQPPPLATAATETLGNNRVTLNTDFTGNGETGFVGYTNYQATSLQPFQLAPVNTNFPNLDPTDGYTLSFNLGINSENSPDPTRFGFSVLAVSNGGQSEIELDFETNKISAPATDFNSATESVDFDTTNATNYILAVEGNNYTLSADGTEILTGSLRNYNFNQATTPLPFNPYDTSNFIYFGDLTGRASSTFSLGSAAIEVGTASNDPTDPTDPTDPTDPTDPTDPTDPTDPNPTNPAPGQPPSDPVAPPSDPVAPPSPTPTPTPTPSDPTLTPDSGFPIPRLIATDIDDVIVLSATEGTNSLVNYAGGVWALNGNDQVSGSSLSEVILGNEGNDNLRGGGGGDRLLGGQNDDFIAGEEGDDLLRGDLGNDQLSGGVGNDVLRGGQGNDLLNGGAGQDLLIGDLGTDLLTGGADADTFVFRTDEATDNPGLIDQILDWNGTDDLIGLTDGLTFSSLEFDISLNLAGSSANDTLIRIAATGQSLGVLVDYTGGLSSGNFISMSAAQMQVGAEVFSPPIP from the coding sequence TTGGTAACCACGCTTTTTGACGGAACTCTAGGGACTCGGCCGGCTGACCAAGGACAACTGAGCTTACAACAAGTTCAGCCACCGCCCCTAGCTACTGCGGCCACTGAAACCCTAGGCAATAATCGAGTTACTCTCAATACAGATTTTACCGGAAATGGAGAGACTGGCTTTGTGGGTTACACGAATTACCAGGCAACCAGCCTACAACCGTTTCAACTCGCTCCCGTTAATACCAATTTTCCCAACCTCGATCCAACCGATGGCTATACTTTGTCGTTTAATCTGGGCATTAATTCAGAAAATAGCCCCGATCCCACTCGGTTCGGGTTTAGTGTCCTAGCTGTCAGTAATGGGGGTCAAAGCGAGATTGAACTCGATTTTGAAACGAACAAGATTTCCGCTCCTGCTACAGATTTTAATTCGGCCACTGAATCTGTTGATTTTGATACGACTAATGCGACGAACTATATCCTGGCAGTCGAGGGGAATAACTATACCCTTTCAGCCGACGGAACCGAAATTTTAACGGGATCTCTTCGCAACTATAACTTTAATCAAGCCACTACTCCCTTACCGTTTAATCCTTATGACACCTCCAATTTCATATATTTTGGAGACCTAACGGGTCGGGCGAGTTCAACCTTTTCTTTGGGTTCTGCTGCTATAGAAGTGGGGACAGCATCCAATGATCCCACAGACCCCACAGACCCCACAGATCCCACAGATCCCACAGATCCCACAGACCCTACAGACCCCACAGATCCCAATCCGACGAATCCAGCTCCAGGACAACCTCCAAGCGATCCAGTTGCGCCTCCAAGTGACCCTGTAGCCCCTCCGAGTCCAACGCCCACGCCGACTCCAACGCCTAGCGATCCGACTCTCACTCCTGACTCAGGATTTCCTATTCCCCGTCTGATTGCTACGGATATTGATGATGTAATTGTGCTGAGTGCTACAGAAGGGACAAACTCCTTAGTCAATTATGCAGGCGGAGTGTGGGCGTTAAATGGGAATGACCAGGTTTCTGGGTCTTCCTTAAGTGAGGTGATTTTAGGGAATGAAGGGAATGATAACTTACGGGGAGGGGGCGGTGGCGATCGCCTGTTAGGAGGACAAAATGATGATTTTATCGCGGGTGAAGAGGGCGATGACCTCCTGCGCGGAGACCTCGGTAACGACCAACTCTCCGGAGGCGTAGGTAATGATGTCCTGCGCGGTGGACAAGGCAACGATCTGCTCAATGGTGGAGCAGGACAAGACCTGCTCATTGGCGATCTAGGTACTGATTTACTCACCGGTGGCGCAGATGCAGATACCTTTGTTTTCCGCACCGATGAAGCCACGGATAATCCCGGTTTAATCGATCAAATTCTTGATTGGAATGGTACAGACGATTTAATTGGTCTGACCGATGGTTTAACCTTCTCTAGTTTGGAGTTTGACATCAGTCTCAATTTAGCCGGAAGTTCTGCTAACGATACCTTAATTCGCATTGCAGCCACTGGACAAAGTTTAGGGGTTTTGGTGGATTACACGGGCGGCTTAAGCAGTGGCAACTTTATCTCTATGTCTGCGGCTCAAATGCAAGTGGGTGCGGAAGTCTTTTCTCCTCCCATTCCATAG
- a CDS encoding calcium-binding protein codes for MVTTPDFSFFPPRLLATDFNDFIGLNSTPGQNSLINYAGGLWALAGNDTIYGSALSEVILGNLNNDQLRGGPGGDRLLGGQNEDLLFGENGDDLLRGDLGDDQMFGEAGNDSLRGGQGNDILDGGIGQDFLIGDLGIDNLAGGAGFDTLVFRTDEANFNPNLVDLILDWNPTQDYIGLTHGLSYSNLAFDTSRNLAGGGANDTLIVIGSTGQSLGIVVDYTLGLGPANFTTITTNDLQVGSNVFFPLIP; via the coding sequence ATGGTAACCACGCCTGATTTTTCCTTTTTTCCGCCCCGTCTATTAGCAACGGATTTCAATGATTTTATTGGCTTAAATTCTACGCCAGGTCAAAATTCCCTCATTAACTATGCGGGAGGACTTTGGGCCTTAGCGGGAAACGACACCATCTATGGCTCGGCCCTTAGTGAAGTGATTTTAGGTAACCTCAACAACGATCAACTGCGGGGAGGCCCAGGAGGCGATCGCCTCTTAGGAGGACAAAACGAAGACCTGCTCTTTGGTGAAAACGGAGATGATCTCCTGCGAGGAGACCTGGGTGACGACCAGATGTTTGGAGAAGCAGGCAACGACAGCCTCAGAGGAGGCCAAGGGAACGATATCCTCGATGGAGGAATTGGACAAGATTTCCTCATTGGAGATTTAGGCATAGATAACCTGGCTGGAGGGGCCGGCTTTGATACCCTCGTTTTCCGTACCGATGAAGCCAACTTTAATCCCAATTTGGTCGATCTGATCCTGGACTGGAATCCTACCCAAGACTATATTGGCCTCACCCATGGCTTAAGCTATTCTAACCTAGCCTTTGACACCAGTCGCAACCTGGCCGGAGGAGGAGCAAACGATACATTAATTGTGATTGGCTCGACAGGCCAGAGCTTAGGCATTGTTGTAGACTATACCCTAGGCTTGGGGCCGGCTAACTTTACGACCATTACAACTAACGACTTACAAGTCGGTTCTAATGTCTTTTTTCCTCTGATCCCCTAA
- a CDS encoding alpha/beta fold hydrolase, translating into MQITVSSHPPSHPTGQYWQWRTHSIYYTQAGKPNPSHPPLLLVHGFGASTDHWRKNIAELQENFQVWAIDLLGFGRSSKPKLTYSGDLWREQLHDFITEVIGQPVILAGNSLGGYASLCVAAQYPQSALGLVLINSAGPFSESEPQTPPNPIKATVGKVTRWLFLQPGINFWLFQYARRRSTIRKTLLKVYLDKTAVTDQLVEEIYRPSCDVGAPDVFAAVFKTPPGAKVDHLLQQLTCPLLVLWGEADPWMNARERSPKFHQYYPHLTEHFLQAGHCPHDEVPTQVNELIRNWIETQGMKS; encoded by the coding sequence ATGCAAATCACCGTTTCATCTCACCCCCCATCCCACCCAACCGGTCAATACTGGCAGTGGCGCACCCACTCCATCTACTACACCCAAGCCGGAAAACCCAATCCCTCACACCCTCCCCTACTCCTCGTCCATGGATTTGGAGCATCAACCGACCACTGGCGGAAAAACATCGCCGAACTTCAGGAAAACTTTCAGGTGTGGGCCATTGACTTACTAGGGTTTGGGCGCTCCAGTAAACCCAAATTAACCTATAGTGGAGACCTCTGGCGAGAGCAACTCCATGACTTTATTACCGAAGTCATCGGTCAACCTGTCATCCTAGCCGGAAATTCCCTAGGCGGTTATGCCTCCCTCTGTGTCGCCGCTCAATATCCCCAGTCAGCCCTAGGTTTAGTCTTAATCAACAGCGCTGGGCCCTTTTCTGAGAGTGAACCCCAAACCCCACCCAACCCCATCAAAGCCACAGTGGGTAAAGTAACCCGTTGGTTATTTCTCCAACCTGGGATTAACTTTTGGCTCTTCCAATATGCTCGTCGGCGCTCAACCATCCGCAAAACCCTACTCAAAGTCTATCTCGATAAAACCGCCGTCACTGACCAACTCGTAGAAGAAATTTATCGCCCCTCCTGCGATGTTGGGGCCCCTGATGTTTTTGCTGCCGTTTTCAAAACTCCTCCCGGCGCAAAAGTCGATCATCTTTTGCAACAACTCACTTGTCCCCTGTTAGTGCTTTGGGGAGAAGCTGACCCTTGGATGAATGCCAGGGAAAGAAGCCCCAAGTTCCATCAATACTATCCCCATTTGACCGAACATTTCCTCCAAGCTGGCCATTGTCCCCATGATGAAGTCCCCACCCAGGTGAATGAGTTAATCCGCAATTGGATTGAGACTCAAGGCATGAAAAGCTAA